Proteins from a genomic interval of Polyodon spathula isolate WHYD16114869_AA chromosome 1, ASM1765450v1, whole genome shotgun sequence:
- the LOC121299886 gene encoding apelin receptor early endogenous ligand-like, with protein sequence MKMRLQNLFYIFFLIVMSLLLINGQRPGNFTQRRKFHRHLCPHRRCLPLHSRVPFP encoded by the exons ATGAAAATGAGACTACAGAACCTCTTCTACATCTTTTTTCTCATAGTAATGAGTCTTTTACTTATAAATGGACAGAGACCAG GAAACTTCACCCAAAGGAGAAAATTCCATAGGCATCTCTGCCCACACAGAAGATGCCTGCCCCTTCATTCACGAGTCCCATTTCCCTAA